A single window of Piliocolobus tephrosceles isolate RC106 unplaced genomic scaffold, ASM277652v3 unscaffolded_45370, whole genome shotgun sequence DNA harbors:
- the LOC113224588 gene encoding uncharacterized protein LOC113224588, with the protein MQRRFSAKRTLSLTSFSQSQGTTKRARAKPGVAVAPLLWQEFGGLPCRDSPVLPAAGVQDSLLCSPPPSGLEPGAWSAGICSPGPEHSLQPLTRCGRSRSRPLFPPQEQLMISPAAGAPPGPHSFPRRRERAGPEAFKARGRRGGQPVARERVARVRALGVAVRREARGGGGAGSRAAATAAAAAPRAGRAEEARRAGDGEYQAPHCLRARVRLQARTVKVTATLARQRRGRFARQPATDSMPGHEQRPGPGRASLTPAPRGGLPRFRSGLSA; encoded by the exons ATGCAGAGGCGATTCTCTGCGAAGAGGACCCTGAGCTTGACCAGCTTCTCGCAGAGTCAAGGGACCACCAAAAG GGCGCGGGCAAAGCCTGGAGTAGCAGTCGCTCCTTTGCTCTGGCAGGAATTTGGGGGTCTACCCTGCAGAGATTCTCCCGTCCTGCCTGCAGCTGGGGTTCAAGACTCGCTTCTCTGCAGTCCGCCTCCCAGCGGCCTGGAGCCCGGGGCGTGGTCGGCTGGAATCTGCTCCCCAGGCCCAGAACACAGCCTGCAGCCCTTAACCCGCTGTGGCCGCAGCAGGTCCCGCCCGCTGTTCCCGCCTCAGGAGCAGCTGATGATCTCCCCAGCTGCGGGCGCCCCGCCGGGGCCGCACTCCTTTCCCCGGCGGAGGGAGCGGGCTGGCCCTGAGGCCTTCAAGGCACGCGGACGTCGCGGAGGGCAGCCAGTCGCGCGGGAGCGAGTAGCGCGCGTGAGGGCATTGGGCGTCGCCGTGAGGCGGGAAGCGCGGGGCGGCGGCGGTGCGGGTTCTAGGGCGGCAGCTACTGCCGCCGCAGCAGCGCCCCGGGCGGGGAGGGCCGAAGAGGCCAGACGAGCTGGGGATGGAGAGTACCAGGCCCCTCACTGCCTCAGAGCGCGTGTGCGGCTCCAGGCGCGCACAGTGAAGGTGACGGCGACCCTGGCCCGGCAGCGCCGAGGCCGCTTCGCCAGACAGCCCGCGACCGACAGCATGCCGGGCCATGAGCAGCGGCCGGGGCCGGGCCGGGCCTCGCTGACCCCGGCTCCGCGCGGCGGCCTCCCCCGTTTCCGCTCCGGCCTCTCGGCATGA